AGGCGCATGGCCTCGGCTTCTCGGTCCGTCCCGGTGTCCGCGTGCCGCCGAGTCTGGTCAATATCTACAAGGAAATGGAAAGCGATCTGGGCATCCCGCGCGCCGACCACGGCCATTTGCGCCACTGGGCCGAACAGGGGGTGCTGCTGCTCAACACGACGCTGACCGTGCGGATGGGCAGCCCGACCTCGCACGCCGGGCGCGGGTGGGAGCAGTTTACCGACGCGATCATCCGGCTGGTCGACGCCGGCCCGCACCCGGTCGTCTTCCTGCTGTGGGGCGCGCACGCACAGAAGAAGGCGGCGTTCGTCGACACGACGCGTCACTGCGTCATCCGCAGCGCCCATCCCTCGCCCCTGTCGGCGCGCGGCGGATTCTTCGGCTCGCGGCCGTTTTCGCAGGCCAATGCCTTCCTCGCCGCCCATGGTCGCGGCACGATCGATTGGGCCTTGCCAGATGCTTGAGAGCGTGGTTCAAATTTCCTCTGACATAGATCATCTTTTCTGCTAAGCGCCTGTTTCGAGAGAGGAATTTTCATGAAGCTCAGGCGTATCGGGGCGGCGGCCTCCATTCTTGCTATGCTCGGTGCGTGTGGCGGCGGCGGCACCGGAACCGGAAGCGTCTCGGGGAGCTTCACCTCCAGCCCTGCGCCTTCGCCGACGCCAAGCCCGACCGCCAGCCCGTCACCGACGCCGACAGCGACCGCAGGCTGTTCCCTGCGCGAACGCCAGGACTGGGTCGCCGCGCAGTTGCGCGAATGGTACCTGTTCTACGAGACGCTGCCGACCACCCTGGACCCGACGCCCTATACTACCGTCGATTCCTATATCGATGCACTGACGGCGACCGCGCGCAGCCAGCGGCGCGACCGCTATTTCACCTACGTAACCTCGATCGCGGTGGAAAATGCCTATTACGCGTCGGGGGAGACGGCCGGGTTCGGTTTCCGCCTGTCGAACAACAGCACGACGCGCCGGACCTTCGTCGCCGAGGCGTTCGAGGGCGCGCCGGCGCTGAACGCGGGTGTCGATCGCGGTACCGAAATCCTCGCCATCGGCACCACCAGCGCCAATCTGCGGGCGGTCAGCGACATCATCGCGTCGGAAGGAGCCGGCGGGGTCACGACCGCGCTCGGGGCGAACACGCCCGGCACGACCCGCCTGTTCCGCGTCCGCAATCCTGCCGGCACCGTTTCCGAAGTGTCGATCGCCAAGGCGGACTATGCGCTGACTCCAGTATCGAGCCGCTATGGCTACAAGATCCTGGACGATAACGGGAAGAAGGTCGGGTACATCAACCTGCGCACCTTCATCTCGACCGCCAACGACGGGCTGCGCACCGCCTTTGCCGCGCTGAAGGCGGCGGGCGTGACCGAAGTCGTCATCGATCTGCGGTACAACGGCGGCGGGCTGGTGTCGGTCGCGGAGACGTTCGGCCGCCTGCTCGGCGGCAACCGGTCGACCAGCGACGTGTTCAGCTATACGACCTTCCGACCGGAAAAATCGTCGCAGAATAGCGTCGCCTATTTCGCGCCGCAGACGCAGTCGATCGCGCCGACCAAGATCGCGTTCATCGGCATGAGCGGAACGGCCTCGGCCAGCGAGTTGCTGATCAACGCGTTCATCCCGTATCTGGGGTCGAACATCGCGCTTGTCGGCAGCAACACCTATGGCAAGCCGGTCGGCCAGATCGCGCTCGACCGGGCCAGCTGCGACGATCGGCTGCGCGTGGTCGCGTTCGCGACGCAGAACAAGGATCGCTCGGCGGCCTATTTCGATGGGCTCGCGACGGTGGTGCCCAGGACCTGCCAGGCGACCGACGACTTCACCTATCCGCTGGGGGATGCCCGCGAAAGCTCGATCGCGGCGGCGCTCAATTTCCTCGGTGGGCGCAGCTGTACGCCGATCACCGCAACCGCGCAGACCAGCGCCGTTGCGCGCAGCCGGCCGGTCGGCAGCTTCGAGCTGCTGACGCCCGATCGCCCGAACACCGCGCAGCGCGAGGTGCCGGGCGCGTTCTGACGCTGCGAGCGTACGGCGCGGGAAGGGCGCCGTACGCTTGTGCCGGTCCTGATCGAGTACAGACCCTAGGCGCGGCGGTATAAGTCCAATACCGATGGTCCGACGGTCGCGTTCCGCTGCCGGGGAGCACGACCATGACCGCCATCACTGCCAACGGCATCACCCTCGAATATGAAGACGACGGCGATCCCGCGGCCCCGCCGCTGCTGCTCATCATGGGGCTCGGGGCGCAACTGACGCTGTGGCCCGTCGAGCTGGTCGCAGCGCTCACCGCGCGCGGATTTCGCGTCATCCGCTTCGACAACCGCGATATCGGGCTGTCGACCAAGTTCGATCGCGCCGGTCTGCCCGACTTCGCCCAACTGATGGCGGCGATGATGACCGGCCGGGTGTTTGCGCCGCCCTACACGCTCGGCGACATGGCCGCCGACGCGGTCGGGCTGCTCGATGCCCTCGCGATCCCCAGCGCGCATATCGTCGGCGCATCGATGGGGGGCATGATCGCGCAGCTCATCGCAGCCGACCACCCGGACCGGGTGCGGTCGCTCACGTCGATCATGTCGACAACCGGCAACCCGTCGCTGCCGCCCTCCAGGCCCGAGGCGCTGGCGGTCCTGACCGGCCGGCCGATGACCGGCGATCGCGAATCGATCGTCGCGCACGGGATGAAGACGGCGCAGGTGATCGGCAGCCCCGCCTATCCCTACGACCTCGATCGCCTGCGCGCGCGCGTCGAGCGCGATTTCGACCGCAGCTTTTCCCCCGCCGGCGCGATGCGCCAGATGGCCGCGGTCCTGGCCGACGGCGACCGTCGCGAGCGCCTGCGCCGGATCACCGCGCCGACGACCGTCATCCACGGCGACGCCGACCCGCTGGTACCGGTCGAAGGGGGACGCGACACCGCAGCGGCGATTCCGGGCGCGGAACTCGTCATCCTGCCCGGCATGGGCCACGACCTGCCCCTGCCGCTGATCGACGACATCGCCGACGCGATCGCGGCGACGGCGGCGCGGGCGCGGTAGATCAAGAAGGAAGAGTGTTTGGGCGCCCCTGTGGCGCGCAAGGCGCGAAGGCGCGAAGGCGCGAAGGTGTCCGACCCTTGGCTGCGCAGCAGCCCTTGTCTCTGGCGTTCGCAGGTCATCCGATCGCGGGCGTCGGGCAAGCCGTCTTGGCGCCTTTGCGCCTTGTGCCCGAAGGGCACACCGAAAATCACTTCTTCTTCGTCTGTTCTTCCTTAAATAGACCGAACCTACCGACACAGGGATATCGTGTGGCCGATCCTTACCAGACCTTGGGCGTCGCCCGCGGCGCGAGCGAAGACGAGATCAAGAAGGCGTATCGCAAGCTCGCCAAGGAGCTGCATCCCGACCGGAACAAGGACAATCCCAAGGCGTCCGAACGCTTCAGCCAGGTGACGCAGGCGTATGACCTGCTGACCGACAAGGACAAGCGCGCCCGGTTCGATCGCGGCGAGATCGATGGCGACGGCAACCCGACTGCGCCCTTCGGCTACGGCCCGCGCCCCGGTGCCGGCGCGCGTCCGGGCGGCGGGGGCTTCTCCGCCGACTTCGGGGGCGGGGATACCGGCGACTTTTCCGACATCTTCGAAAGCATCTTCGGCGGCGCCCGCGGTGGTGCCGGGGGCGGGTTCCAGGGCGGGTTCGGGCGTCGCCCGCAGCCCAAGGGCGCCAACGTCCCCTATCGCCTGACCGTCAGCTTCGAGGATGCCGCCGCCCTTGCCACCCAGCGAATCACGCTGCGCGACGGCAAGACGATCGACCTGAAGCTGCCCGCCGGGGTCGAGAGCGGCACCCAGATGCGCCTGTCGGGCAAGGGCGATCCGGGCCCTGGCGGCAATGGCGACGCGATCGTGACGATCGAGGTCGGCCAACACCGGTTCTTCACCCGCGACGGCGACGACGTCCGGCTCGACCTGCCGGTCAGCCTGGCCGAGGCGGTGCTGGGCGGCAAGGTGCCGGTGCCGACGGTCGAGGGCAATGTGATGCTGACCGTACCCAAGGGCGCGTCGTCGGGCAAGACGCTGCGACTGAAAGGCCGCGGTTTCCACAAGAAGGGCGGCGAGCGGGGCGACCAGCTGGTGACGCTGATGGTCGAGATTCCTGCCAATGATGCCGAGCTGATCGCGTTCGTCGAGGGTTGGTCGGGCCGGGATGCGGGGAACCCGAGGGCGCGCCTGGGCGTCTGACGCTCCTGGATGACCGATGTAATCGCCCCCCAGACGCCCGAAGCGCGCGCGCGGCACGGCGGACGCGCCCGTGCCCGGATGCAGAAGGAATGGAAGAAGCTCGGCCCCGGCAGCCGTGCCTGGGAAATCCTGAAGCGCGTGCTGATCGGCGTCTATAACGACGGCTTCATTCACGCCGGAAACCTCGCCTATCTGTCGTTGATGACGGTGTTTCCGTTCTTCATCGTGACGACCGCGATCGCATCGATATTCGGTCAGAGCGAAGAGGCGCAGCAGACCGTCGGCTCGTTCCTTCACGTGCTGCCCCCCGACGTCGCCGACATCCTGCGCAAGCCGATCGCCGACGTGCTGAGCGCGCGGACCGGCAATCTGCTGCTTCTCGGCGGGCTGGTGGGCCTGTGGACGGTCGGCAGCTTCATCGAGACGATCCGCGACATCTTCCGCCGCGCCTATGGTACCGTCTTTGCCAACCCCTTCTGGAAATACCGGCTGGGGTCGGTCGTGGTCATCGTCTGTTCGGTCGTGCTCGCGCTGGTCGCCTTCCTGATCCAGGGCGTGCTGACAGCGGCCGAACAGTTCATCTACCAGCTGCTGCCGTTTGCCAAAGGTGTCGCGGGGTGGATCGGGCTTAGCCGCGCGATCCCGGGTCTCGTGATGTTCGGCGCGCTCTACATGCTGTTCTATTCGGTCACGCCGGCGAAATATCGCTACTCGAATTGTCCCAAATGGCCCGGTGCGCTGTTCACCGCCGGTTGGTGGGTGTCGATGACCGCTTTGCTGCCCAAGATCCTGGGGCTGCTCGGCGGATATGACCTGACCTATGGCAGCCTGGCCGGCGTCGTCGTCATGCTGCTGTTCTTCTTCCTGATCGGCCTGGGCATCGTGTTCGGCGCCCACCTGAACGCAGCACTGGCGGAACCGCCCGCACCTGCGGTAGACGCCCCCGAAACGATGGCTGCAGCGGAAGGGTCGGCGGGGTGACGGGATTGATGCAGGGCAAGCGCGGGCTGATCATGGGCCTGGCCAACGACAAGTCGCTCGCGTGGGGCATCGCCAAACAATTGAGCGATGCGGGCGCCGAACTCGCGTTCAGCTACCAGGGCGCGGCGATGGAAAAGCGCGTACGTCCGCTCGCCGAACAGCTGGGTGTCGCCCGCCTGTTCGATTGCGACGTGTCAGACATGGACGCGCTCGACGCGACGTTCGACGCGCTGAAGGCGGAATGGCCGACGATCGACTTCGTCGTCCACGCGATCGTCTTTTCCGACAAGTCGCAGCTGCGCGGGCGCTATTACGACACCACGCTCGACAATTTCCTGATGACGATGAACATCTCGGCCTATTCGCTGGTCGCGGTGGCGAAGCGCGCGCGCGAGATGATGCCGAACGGCGGCTCGATCCTCACGCTGACCTATTACGGCGCCGAAAAGGTCATCCCGCACTATAACGTCATGGGCGTCGCCAAGGCCGCGCTGGAGACGAGCGTCAAGTATCTCGCGGTCGACTTGGGCCGCGACAACATCCGCGTGAACGCGATCTCGGCCGGCCCGATCCAGACGCTCGCCGCGCGCGGGATCGGCGATTTCAACTACATCCTGAAATGGAACGAGCTGAACGCCCCGATGCGTCGCACGGTCACGATCGAGGACGTCGGCGGCGCGGGGCTCTATATGCTCAGCGACCTGTCGTCGGGGGTGACCGGTGAAATTCACCACGTCGATGCCGGCTACAACGTGATCGGCATGAAGGCGGAGGACGCGCCGGACATCGCTCTGGCGTGAGCTACGCCATCCGCGCCGCGACCGGTGGGGACGTCGCGGCGATCGAGGCGTTGCTCGCCGCGGCATTCCCAGAACCGGCCGAAGCGATGCTGGTCCGCCGGCTGTGCATCGACGGCGACATGGTGCTGACGCTTGTCGCGGACGACGAGGATACCGGCGCGCTCGCGGGCATGATCGCGTTCAGCCGCATGACGGTCGAGGTCGAGGGCAAGCCCGTCCCTGCCGTCGCGCTGGCGCCGATCGCGACTGCCGCGGCGCATCGCGGGCGCGGCATCGCCGATCTGCTGGTCCGCACCGGCCTGCGCGACCTGAAGGCAGCGGGCGTCGTGCTGTGTTTCGTGCTGGGCGAGCCTGATTTCTACGGCCGCCATGGCTTTTCGGCCGATTGGGCGAAGGGCTTCGACAGCCCGTATGCCGGCGACTATTTCCTGGCCCTGCCGCTACAGGACGGGAAGATGCCGTGCGGGGTGCGCGGGGGCGCCGCCCATGCGATGGCCTTTGCAAGCTTGGGGGGACACGCGTGAGCTACAACACCTTCGGCCGCGTGTTCCGCTTTACGACCTGGGGCGAGAGCCACGGGCCGGCATTGGGCGTCGTCATCGACGGTTGTCCGCCGGGGATTGCCCTGAGTGAGGCCGACATCCAGCCCTGGCTCGACAAGCGCCGCCCGGGCACCAGCCGCTTCACGACGCAACGCCGCGAGCCCGACGAAGTTCGCATCCTGTCGGGCGTGTTCGAGGGCCGCACCACCGGCACCCCGATCAGCCTGATGATCGAAAACGTCGACCAGCGATCGAAGGACTATTCGAACGTCGCGCTCGCCTATCGCCCGGGTCACGCCGACTATGCGTATGACGCGAAATACGGCTTCCGCGATCACCGTGGCGGCGGGCGGTCGTCGGCACGTGAGACCGCGGCGCGGGTCGCGGCGGGCGCGGTCGCGCGGCTCGTCATCCCCGAAGTGACGATTACCGGCTGGGTCGAGGCGATCGGCGGCGATGTGGCGACCGGTTTCGACGCGAGCCAGATCAGCGAAAATCCCTTCTTTGCCGCCGACGCCGCAGCCGCGACGCGGTGGGAGGCGCTGGTCGATGGCGCGCGCAAGGCCGGATCGTCGCTCGGCGCGGTCGTCGCCTGCGAAGCCATCGGCGTACCCGCCGGCTGGGGCGCGCCGCTCTACGCCAAGCTCGATTCGGAACTCGCCGCCGCCGCCATGTCGATCAATGCGGTGAAGGGCGTGGAAATCGGCGACGGGTTTGCCGCCGCGGCGCTGTCGGGCGAGGCGAACGCCGATCCGATGCGGCCGGGCGCGGACGGTGCGCCGGCGTTTCTCGCCAACCACGCCGGTGGCATCGCGGGTGGTATCTCGACCGGCCAGCCAGTGCGGCTGCGGGTCGCGTTCAAGCCGACGAGCTCCATCCTGACCCCGGTGCCGACTATCAGCAACACCGGCGAAGCGACGGAAATCGCGACGAAAGGCCGGCACGATCCCTGTGTCGGCATCCGCGGCGTCCCCGTCGTGGAAGCGATGATGGCGCTGGTTCTGGCCGACCAGAAGCTGCTTCACCGCGCACAATGCGGGTAGGACGTGGCTGAACAGGGATAGGCGGACTCTCCTTTCGCTTCGTGGCGCGTTGATACGCTACGGAATTTCTAGGAGAGACGATCATGACGAAGCTACTGCTTGCCGGCCTTTTGGCCGCCGGCGCGTCGACGGCTGCCCTTGCGCAGACCACGACGCCGCAGACGACCCCGATGCCGGGCACGACGCAGACGGTACCGGCCACGCCGGCGACGCCAGCCAACCCGGCAACGCCGGCTGATCCGACGATGTCCCCGGCGACCCCGGCCGATCCTGCGACTCCGGCCACGCCGGCGGATCCGATGACGACCACCACCACGGATACGACGACGACAACAACCAGCACGCCGACGACCACCGACGATCCGGCGATGACCCCGACTGACGGCGAGAAGCCGAAGAAGGACAAGAAGCGTCCGCGCTAAGCGCTGACGTGCTGAAACGAAAACCGCCGCGTCGACCCTCGGGTCGGCGCGGCGGGCGTCTTTCGGCGGCCAGTTCCCACCGTTGCGGGGTGGCGACGGAGGCGTGCTCTTCAGTCCGCGAACGGATCGCGGACCAGGATCGTGTCCTCGCGCTCCGGGCTGGTCGATACCAGCGCCACCGGGCACTGGATCAATTCCTCGACCCGGCGGATATATTTGATCGCCTGCGCCGGCAGATCGGCCCAGCTGCGCGCACCCGCGGTCGTCTCGGACCAGCCGGGCATGGTTTCCCAGACCGGTTCGACCTGTGCCTGATCGGCGGCATGCGCCGGGAAATGGTCGAGCATCTGGTCGCCAAGCCTGTAGCCAGTGCAGATCCGCACTTCATCGAACCCGTCGAGCACATCGAGCTTGGTCAGCGCGATACCGGTCACGCCCGACACCGCGACCGACTGGCGGACCAGCACCGCGTCGAACCAGCCGCAGCGGCGCTTCCGGCCCGTGACGGTGCCGAATTCATGACCACGTACGCCCAGCCGCTCCCCGGTTTCGTCCTCCAGCTCGGTCGGAAAGGGGCCCGATCCGACGCGGGTGGTATAGGCCTTGGCGATCCCCAGCACGAAGCCGACCGCGCTCGGGCCCAGGCCCGATCCCGCCGCCGCGGTGCCCGCGACGGTGTTCGACGAGGTGACGAAGGGGTACGTGCCGTGATCGATGTCGAGCAGCACGCCCTGCGCGCCCTCGAACAGCATCCGGCGGCCCTTGGCCTTGGCCTCTGCCAGCAGCTTCC
The nucleotide sequence above comes from Roseomonas aeriglobus. Encoded proteins:
- a CDS encoding YihY/virulence factor BrkB family protein; this encodes MTDVIAPQTPEARARHGGRARARMQKEWKKLGPGSRAWEILKRVLIGVYNDGFIHAGNLAYLSLMTVFPFFIVTTAIASIFGQSEEAQQTVGSFLHVLPPDVADILRKPIADVLSARTGNLLLLGGLVGLWTVGSFIETIRDIFRRAYGTVFANPFWKYRLGSVVVIVCSVVLALVAFLIQGVLTAAEQFIYQLLPFAKGVAGWIGLSRAIPGLVMFGALYMLFYSVTPAKYRYSNCPKWPGALFTAGWWVSMTALLPKILGLLGGYDLTYGSLAGVVVMLLFFFLIGLGIVFGAHLNAALAEPPAPAVDAPETMAAAEGSAG
- a CDS encoding GNAT family N-acetyltransferase; amino-acid sequence: MSYAIRAATGGDVAAIEALLAAAFPEPAEAMLVRRLCIDGDMVLTLVADDEDTGALAGMIAFSRMTVEVEGKPVPAVALAPIATAAAHRGRGIADLLVRTGLRDLKAAGVVLCFVLGEPDFYGRHGFSADWAKGFDSPYAGDYFLALPLQDGKMPCGVRGGAAHAMAFASLGGHA
- the ung gene encoding uracil-DNA glycosylase; this encodes MADIRLHPSWREPLQREFDQPYMAELQRFLADERAAGATVFPPESDWFAALDLTPRDKVRVVILGQDPYHGQGQAHGLGFSVRPGVRVPPSLVNIYKEMESDLGIPRADHGHLRHWAEQGVLLLNTTLTVRMGSPTSHAGRGWEQFTDAIIRLVDAGPHPVVFLLWGAHAQKKAAFVDTTRHCVIRSAHPSPLSARGGFFGSRPFSQANAFLAAHGRGTIDWALPDA
- the fabI gene encoding enoyl-ACP reductase FabI, whose translation is MQGKRGLIMGLANDKSLAWGIAKQLSDAGAELAFSYQGAAMEKRVRPLAEQLGVARLFDCDVSDMDALDATFDALKAEWPTIDFVVHAIVFSDKSQLRGRYYDTTLDNFLMTMNISAYSLVAVAKRAREMMPNGGSILTLTYYGAEKVIPHYNVMGVAKAALETSVKYLAVDLGRDNIRVNAISAGPIQTLAARGIGDFNYILKWNELNAPMRRTVTIEDVGGAGLYMLSDLSSGVTGEIHHVDAGYNVIGMKAEDAPDIALA
- a CDS encoding adenylosuccinate synthase: MANVAVIGAQWGDEGKGKIVDWLAERADMVVRFQGGHNAGHTLVVGENVYKLSLLPSGIVRGTPSVIGNGVVLDPWHLRDEIAKLTGQGVAISPDTLIIADTCPLILPFHRDLDALREDASGAGKIGTTRRGIGPAYEDKVGRRAIRVCDLAHLDALGPQLDRLTAHHDALRAGFGQPPIDRERLLGELREIADFVLPYAKPAWKLLAEAKAKGRRMLFEGAQGVLLDIDHGTYPFVTSSNTVAGTAAAGSGLGPSAVGFVLGIAKAYTTRVGSGPFPTELEDETGERLGVRGHEFGTVTGRKRRCGWFDAVLVRQSVAVSGVTGIALTKLDVLDGFDEVRICTGYRLGDQMLDHFPAHAADQAQVEPVWETMPGWSETTAGARSWADLPAQAIKYIRRVEELIQCPVALVSTSPEREDTILVRDPFAD
- the aroC gene encoding chorismate synthase, translating into MSYNTFGRVFRFTTWGESHGPALGVVIDGCPPGIALSEADIQPWLDKRRPGTSRFTTQRREPDEVRILSGVFEGRTTGTPISLMIENVDQRSKDYSNVALAYRPGHADYAYDAKYGFRDHRGGGRSSARETAARVAAGAVARLVIPEVTITGWVEAIGGDVATGFDASQISENPFFAADAAAATRWEALVDGARKAGSSLGAVVACEAIGVPAGWGAPLYAKLDSELAAAAMSINAVKGVEIGDGFAAAALSGEANADPMRPGADGAPAFLANHAGGIAGGISTGQPVRLRVAFKPTSSILTPVPTISNTGEATEIATKGRHDPCVGIRGVPVVEAMMALVLADQKLLHRAQCG
- a CDS encoding alpha/beta fold hydrolase produces the protein MTAITANGITLEYEDDGDPAAPPLLLIMGLGAQLTLWPVELVAALTARGFRVIRFDNRDIGLSTKFDRAGLPDFAQLMAAMMTGRVFAPPYTLGDMAADAVGLLDALAIPSAHIVGASMGGMIAQLIAADHPDRVRSLTSIMSTTGNPSLPPSRPEALAVLTGRPMTGDRESIVAHGMKTAQVIGSPAYPYDLDRLRARVERDFDRSFSPAGAMRQMAAVLADGDRRERLRRITAPTTVIHGDADPLVPVEGGRDTAAAIPGAELVILPGMGHDLPLPLIDDIADAIAATAARAR
- a CDS encoding DnaJ domain-containing protein gives rise to the protein MADPYQTLGVARGASEDEIKKAYRKLAKELHPDRNKDNPKASERFSQVTQAYDLLTDKDKRARFDRGEIDGDGNPTAPFGYGPRPGAGARPGGGGFSADFGGGDTGDFSDIFESIFGGARGGAGGGFQGGFGRRPQPKGANVPYRLTVSFEDAAALATQRITLRDGKTIDLKLPAGVESGTQMRLSGKGDPGPGGNGDAIVTIEVGQHRFFTRDGDDVRLDLPVSLAEAVLGGKVPVPTVEGNVMLTVPKGASSGKTLRLKGRGFHKKGGERGDQLVTLMVEIPANDAELIAFVEGWSGRDAGNPRARLGV